One region of Drosophila subobscura isolate 14011-0131.10 chromosome J, UCBerk_Dsub_1.0, whole genome shotgun sequence genomic DNA includes:
- the LOC117893373 gene encoding uncharacterized protein LOC117893373, giving the protein MNAKLNVFLVIIGFLNLVDGSVFNDSHNHHSESELLVRKARWLPLIFPRANPTRMQMIIGFGIPVEDLKIESVLTGYVFKAHYYLPYSAKQLRIKDVHDITARKLPANATIFQKVMQKTDEELGVSSWDLEENVQALATYRWSVYEAFQALAIRMNLHGRDCILKSICESAAAPFDDRNGLLGELLHILLTPSTSVDTLSEHSDNDYLQAERLGAAGTDCDQVFQRCPKSLLQHFSDVHHLGSEFLRMLG; this is encoded by the exons atgaatgcaaaactgAATGTATTTCTTGTGATTATTGGTTTCCTCAATCTGGTTGATGGTTCTGTCTTCAATGACAGCCACAACCATCACAGTGAGAGTGAACTGCTGGTGCGTAAAGCCCGTTGGCTGCCGCTGATCTTTCCACGAGCGAATCCCACCAGAATGCAA ATGATCATTGGCTTTGGTATACCCGTGGAGGATCTCAAGATTGAATCCGTGCTCACGGGCTATGTGTTCAAGGCGCATTACTATTTGCCTTATTCCGCCAAACAATTGAGGATCAAGGATGTCCATGACATCACGGCCCGTAAGCTACCAGCGAATGCCACCATCTTCCAGAAGGTAATGCAGAAAACAGACGAAGAACTCGGTGTGTCCTCGTGGGATTTGGAAGAGAATGTTCAGGCGCTGGCCACCTATCGCTGGTCGGTGTACGAGGCCTTCCAGGCTCTGGCCATTCGCATGAACCTCCACGGACGAGATTGCATCCTTAAGAGCATCTGTGAGAGTGCGGCAGCTCCGTTCGATGACAGGAATGGCCTGCTGGGCGAACTACTCCACATCCTGCTCAC ACCCTCCACTTCTGTGGATACTTTGTCAGAGCATTCGGACAACGATTATCTGCAGGCTGAACGCTTGGGCGCAGCTGGCACCGACTGCGATCAGGTATTCCAGAGGTGCCCCAAATCATTGCTGCAACACTTTAGCGATGTTCATCATTTGGGCAGCGAGTTCCTCCGAATGTTGGGCTGA
- the LOC117893371 gene encoding uncharacterized protein LOC117893371 — MGSSRFQICLGLLMILCLELSQGFLFFPRQGSFGLLAAVAIPLDLSPKNVYMAFNFESNYALPSNDSYNQWIDRWDLDDPFMGVPGNYTPINARDGGASDEENEVRRRSMRSPIPFRRHDFYRSIINYLTHYGYNGSSCLLRTICEVNESPLDAHNGVLGSIFQILFMPTTSAAERQLQHVDELYEASDAGTRGSGCSKYVSNCGHSLLDLISIVF; from the exons ATGGGTTCGTCGCGctttcaaatttgtttgggTCTCCTAATGATCCTCTGTTTGGAGCTCTCGCAGGGTTTTCTGTTCTTTCCACGCCAGGGATCGTTTGGG ttgctggctgctgtggccaTCCCGCTGGATCTTTCACCCAAAAATGTGTACATGGCCTTCAACTTTGAGTCCAACTATGCGCTGCCCTCAAATGACTCCTACAATCAGTGGATCGATAGG TGGGATCTTGACGATCCCTTCATGGGTGTTCCTGGCAATTATACACCCATCAATGCACGTGACGGCGGCGCCTCCGATGAAGAAAACGAAGTGAGACGCCGCTCGATGAGATCCCCGATACCGTTCAGGCGCCACGACTTCTATCGCAGCATTATCAACTACCTGACCCACTATGGGTACAATGgctcctcctgcctgctgcgaACCATTTGCGAGGTCAACGAATCGCCCCTGGATGCCCACAATGGGGTACTGGGCAGCATATTCCAAATTCTATTCAT GCCAACGACGAGTGCCGCAGAGCGTCAACTGCAGCACGTGGACGAGCTCTATGAGGCCTCCGATGCGGGCACGCgcggctctggctgctccaAATACGTGTCCAACTGTGGACACAGTTTGCTGGACCTGATAAGCATTGTGTTTTGA
- the LOC117894857 gene encoding uncharacterized protein LOC117894857, translating into MEYRCFSRSSVKQLTALCVISIALTCTNAALWPSYSSSDDAPTNRCAGGRGLKYLSGDALTDSLDCLGPNNAPYPSAAVARTFSNWNGNSRRGRQSKLPATLDPAVTTSALLRAYDEVNNEAIGSNRYGRSLKNASPAHQCKSDTPARLCKTRYNTTAPMYGVSLTSGQPVTIVQKFPDLLQQVVFEVCESSECDVVRGECTQTYVPYLFLVIPLGPVTLTGQDYVLVESGCVCKPKYSTGAAQEPNMIP; encoded by the exons ATGGAATACCGGTGCTTTAGTAGAAGTTCTGTCAAA CAGCTAACGGCACTCTGCGTCATCAGTATTGCACTTACATGCACCAATGCGGCGTTATGGcccagctacagcagcagcgacgatgCGCCCACAAACAGATGTGCCGGAGGGCGTGGACTGAAATATTTATCCGGCGATGCGCTCACGGACTCGCTGGACTGTCTGGGCCCAAACAATGCGCCATATCCCAG tgcGGCCGTTGCGCGCACATTCTCCAACTGGAACGGAAATTCGCGTCGTGGACGCCAGAGCAAATTGCCCGCCACTCTGGATCCCGCAGTGACCACGAGTGCACTCTTGAGGGCCTACGATGAGGTAAACAATGAGGCTATCGGAAGCAATCGTTATG GTCGTTCCCTGAAGAATGCCTCGCCGGCGCATCAGTGCAAGAGCGATACACCGGCTCGTCTGTGCAAGACGCGCTACAACACCACGGCACCCATGTATGGCGTCAGTTTGACTTCTGGCCAGCCGGTCACCATAGTTCAGAAGTTCCCCGATCTCCTGCAGCAAGTCGTCTTCGAAGTGTGCGA ATCCTCTGAATGTGATGTGGTTCGCGGCGAGTGTACGCAAACCTATGTGCCCTACCTGTTCCTGGTCATCCCCCTGGGTCCTGTGACGCTAACCGGCCAGGACTATGTGCTCGTGGAGAGCGGATGCGTCTGCAAGCCCAAGTACTCGACGGGCGCCGCCCAGGAGCCCAACATGATACCGTAG
- the LOC117893368 gene encoding syntaxin-12: protein MSQALNNPTGGAPHRDYGATGESITPEVSFAAPGGSSGFSPTEFMSLSEDIGHNITAVLFSTKQLEKQLKLIGTPKDLPSLRDKVHSINTKTNGRIQTITVDLQRLQAVVRNGDRQQKLQLEKLTREFHNVVEKYSNLQRSISAAMRQSYQQALGSEHESEVSARAELLQQQRQEQAGLQQEHDLLVERQRQVEQIESDIIDVNQIFTKLSGLVHEQGEQMDFIENSIEQTATNVEDGHSELAKAARSRQSYRRKILILLVIAVIIGLIVTGIIVAKLNS from the exons aTGTCCCAGGCCTTGAACAATCCAACGGGCGGAGCCCCGCACCGCGATTACGGTGCCACTGGTGAGAGTATCACGCCCGAAGTGAGCTTCGCTGCGCCCGGTGGCTCCTCCGGCTTCAGTCCCACAGAGTTCATGTCCCTCAGCGAGGACATCGGACACAACATCACGGCTGTCCTCTTCAGCaccaagcagctggagaagcagctgaagctgattgGCACGCCCAAAGATCTGCCGTCGCTGCGGGACAAAGTGCACAGCATCAACACAAAGACCAATGGCAGAATTCAGACCATCACCGTGGACCTGCAGCGCCTGCAAGCCGTCGTTCGGAACGGCGATCGCCAGCAGAAACTCCAGCTGGAGAAGCTGACGCGCGAGTTCCACAATGTGGTCGAGAAATACTCCAACTTGCAGCGCAGCATCTCGGCCGCTATGCGACAGAGCTATCAGCAGGCCCTGGGCTCCGAGCACGAGTCGGAGGTGTCTGCGCGggccgagctgctgcagcagcagcgccaggagcAGGCtggcctgcagcaggagcacgaCTTGCTGGTGGAGCGCCAGCGTCAGGTGGAGCAAATCGAGTCTGATATCATCGACGTGAACCAGATATTCACCAAGCTGAGTGGACTGGTGCACGAGCAGGGAGAACAGATGG ATTTCATTGAGAACAGTATTGAGCAGACCGCCACCAATGTGGAGGATGGACATTCGGAGTTGGCCAAGGCGGCTAGAAGTCGCCAGAGCTATCGTCGCAAGATTCTGATCCTCTTAGTGATTGCTGTGATAATAGGTTTAATCGTAACTGGCATTATTGTTGCCAAATTGAACagttaa
- the LOC117893786 gene encoding serine/arginine repetitive matrix protein 1, with protein sequence MMFTGTNQQQDTRFSDKEKKLMKQMKFGDCLSKRVDMSKVKLDVLRPWISKKITDILNIEDDVVVEFVYNQLEEEKYPCPKKMQINMTGFLNGKNARQFMGELWALLLSAQDSDSGIPAEFIQQKKDEILKREEELQQRQRDRSRSRSRSSRGNSRRDRQRDRSPNGGKSKSRSRSRSAKPANNGSVPSAAREAAANAAARIRKRGGSPSAARPASRERRTSRRPRSRSRQKSRSGSRASAKKAASSDPPPAKAVNGRHSAGDKSPVKPKGKKSRSRSRSRSHRSRSRSSGKRTRSRSSSPRSRRRGRSSSISLSPERNQDQFEHRRNKNSVQNKRQYRNNRGDSASSMERGNDRGRQFGGGGGGGGGGGGRRGRRFSPRGGNRSPMRQDNGGGGGGGGRFQRSNSRRRSRSRRLSRSPMRYSRSPRRFNNRRRSPMMHYRGGGGGGGGGRGGGGRGGGGAGGGGHRQMWQHRGGSPNMRGGGGNRIHWQARYSPGGGGGGRGGGGMGRFDRRPSPHQNRYARDHRPSDSQGQPFRKFSPHSGPGRRFSSPQRRNSRDRRPNSRERRSSPGGHVNRWDNPPPARHRRSTSESSAEPAGRQPRQRSASPAERRGRSRSRSHERSRSHVRSRSRSSPRPSRKRDSPVAERSSVEFSGPAVNTIDLCREEQQHQQRKTNPETIKVVEQPAAAAAAPATARRSSYASLSRTPSPFLKPHERSAAAASAAGASVSVSKAVPKKSRKSQSSSSDSSADSDDSDDQPARRKAQQKKLPAALEVAKSQSKSKSQRSSDSSSSSDQSDDDNSSADDKLKKKKHQQQQQKAAAVKVDKRRSDKKLKRPTSSAEESTGVEVEAARPGSSRKRSHKKPRREEGGDVSDSEEENVPKKKRKKSKKAADTSDSDSEDSSKKKKHKKHKKHSKKSKKHKKHKRKSSGGKNRPDSSSQGSSDEEEQSGLAPKRNGKLPLLLAGGTGPGGINEDLEKQLRERALKSMKKLD encoded by the exons ATGATGTTCACG GGcaccaaccagcagcaggacactcGGTTCAGCGacaaggagaagaagctgaTGAAACAAATGAAGTTCGGCGACTGCCTGAGCAAGCGGGTGGACATGTCCAAAGTGAAGTTGGACGTGCTGCGGCCGTGGATTAGCAAGAAAATCACCGATATCCTCAACATCGAGGACGATGTTGTGGTGGAGTTTGTGTACAaccagctggaggaggagaagtaTCCGTGTcccaagaaaatgcaaataaatatgacCGGCTTCCTCAACGGGAAGAATGCCCGCCAGTTCATGGGCGAGCTGtgggcgctgctgctctcggCCCAGGACAGCGACTCTGGCATCCCCGCCGAGTTCATACAGCAAAAGAAGGATGAGATACTCAAGCGCGAGGAGGAgctacagcagcggcagcgcgaCCGATCCCGCTCACGTTCCCGCTCCTCGCGCGGCAATTCTCGGCGTGACCGTCAGCGGGATCGATCTCCAAATGGTGGCAAATCCAAGTCCCGCTCCCGTTCGCGCTCTGCGAAGCCAGCCAACAATGGCTCGGTGCCCAGTGCAGCCCGTGAGGCGGCAGCCAATGCAGCGGCTCGGATTCGCAAACGCGGCGGCTCCCCCTCTGCCGCCCGTCCTGCCTCGAGGGAGCGACGAACCAGCCGCCGGCCGCGTTCTCGCTCTCGCCAGAAGTCGCGCTCTGGCTCTCGAGCGTCTGCTAAAAAGGCAGCCTCCTCTGACCCACCACCAGCCAAGGCCGTCAATGGTCGTCACTCGGCGGGGGACAAGTCCCCCGTGAAGCCCAAGGGCAAAAAGTCCCGCTCACGCTCCAGATCCCGTTCCCATCGCAGCCGCTCTAGATCCAGCGGCAAGCGTACCCGCTCCCGTAGCTCCTCGCCACGAAGCCGACGACGTGGGCGTTCCAGCAGCATTTCCCTGTCCCCCGAGCGCAATCAGGATCAGTTCGAGCATCGTCGCAACAAGAACAGTGTCCAGAACAAACGTCAGTATCGCAATAATCGCGGCGACTCGGCCAGCTCCATGGAGCGCGGCAATGATCGGGGACGTCAgtttggtggtggtggcggcggaggtggaggaggaggcggccgTCGGGGCAGGCGCTTTTCGCCACGCGGCGGTAATCGCAGTCCCATGCGTCAGGATAacggtggaggcggtggcggcggtggacgTTTCCAGCGCTCCAATTCGAGGCGTCGCTCACGTTCCCGTCGACTCTCCCGCTCCCCCATGCGATACTCTCGGTCCCCCAGAAG GTTTAACAATCGCCGTCGTTCGCCCATGATGCACTATCGGGggggaggcggaggaggaggaggaggtcgtggtggtggtggacgcggcggaggaggtgctggtggtggtggtcatCGCCAGATGTGGCAGCATCGCGGCGGTTCACCCAACATgcgtggaggcggaggcaatCGCATCCACTGGCAGGCGAGGTACAGCCCaggtggaggcggtggtggaCGAGGGGGCGGCGGCATGGGACGTTTCGATCGTCGCCCGTCACCGCACCAGAATCGCTATGCCCGCGATCATCGCCCATCGGACTCACAGGGACAGCCGTTCAGGAAGTTTTCACCCCATTCTGGGCCAGGGCGACGCTTTTCCTCGCCGCAGCGCCGCAACTCGCGCGATCGTCGCCCGAATTCTCGGGAACGCCGCAGCTCACCGGGGGGCCATGTCAATCGATGGGACAATCCGCCGCCGGCCAGGCATCGACGATCCACGTCGGAGAGCTCTGCCGAGCCGGCCGGAAGGCAGCCGCGACAGCGCAGTGCCAGTCCCGCTGAGAGGCGAGGCCGCAGTCGTAGTCGCAGCCATGAGAGGAGTCGCAGTCATGTGAGAAGCCGCAGCCGCTCCAGTCCGCGACCGAGCCGCAAGCGAGACAGTCCTGTTGCTG AGCGTTCTTCGGTTGAGTTTAGCGGCCCGGCCGTCAACACTATCGATCTCTGTcgcgaagagcagcagcaccagcaacgcAAAACCAATCCGGAGACGATCAAGGTCgtcgagcagccagcagcagcagcggcagcaccagcaacagcacgtCGCAGCAGTTATGCCAGCCTGTCCCGCACTCCATCACCGTTCCTTAAACCGCACGAGCGTTCGGCCGCCGCTGCATCAGCCGCTGGCGCCTCCGTCTCCGTATCCAAGGCTGTTCCAAAGAAATCCCGCAAGAGTCaaagcagcagctccgacAGTAGCGCCGACAGCGATGACAGTGACGATCAGCCAGCGCGCCGAAAGGCCCAGCAAAAGaagctgccagctgccttGGAGGTGGCCAAGTCACAGTCAAAGTCGAAGTCGCAACGCAGCTCggacagctccagcagcagcgaccagAGCGATGATGACAACTCGAGCGCCGACGATAAGttaaagaagaagaagcaccagcagcagcaacagaaagcgGCGGCCGTCAAGGTGGACAAACGTCGCTCGGACAAGAAGCTCAAGCGCCCCACCTCCAGTGCAGAGGAATCCACAGGCGTCGAGGTGGAGGCGGCAAGACCAGGAAGCAGCCGCAAGCGTAGTCATAAGAAACCACGGCGAGAGGAGGGCGGCGATGTCAGCGATTCTGAGGAGGAGAATGTGCCcaagaagaagcgcaagaagTCCAAGAAGGCGGCGGACACATCAGACAGCGACTCTGAGGACTCGtccaagaaaaagaagcataagaaacacaaaaaacacagcaagaagagcaaaaaacacaagaagCATAAGAGGAAGAGCAGCGGCGGAAAGAATCGCCCGGACAGCAGCTCCCAGGGCAgcagcgacgaggaggagcagtcggGACTGGCGCCAAAGCGCAATgggaagctgccgctgctgctcgccGGCGGCACCGGCCCGGGGGGCATCAACGAAGATCTGGAGAAGCAATTGCGGGAGCGCGCATTGAAGTCTATGAAAAAGTTGGACTGA
- the LOC117893372 gene encoding uncharacterized protein LOC117893372, whose translation MPQGKFKKAKMPAAMQKKKQKQAAFTRRSNAPIQAKKGKFNETQKIKAVISKSVNKSVESELRSRAHEGYIQLSKAQEAVAKHHASQAAAAAATSTSTSASKPVV comes from the exons ATGCCACAAGGGAAATTCAAGAAAGCCAAGATGCCGGCTGCCatgcaaaagaagaagcaaaagcaagcagCATTCACACGCCGTTCCA ATGCACCCATTCAGGCTAAGAAGGGCAAATTCAATGAGACACAGAAGATCAAGGCAGTAATTTCAAAGTCTGTGAACAAGAGCGTAGAGAGTGAGCTGCGGTCCCGGGCCCACGAAGGCTACATTCAACTGAGCAAAGCCCAGGAGGCTGTGGCCAAGCATCACGCCTcacaggcggcagcggcagcagcaaccagcacaAGCACGAGCGCAAGCAAACCTGTAGTATAA
- the LOC117893369 gene encoding 40S ribosomal protein S4: protein MARGPKKHLKRLAAPKAWMLDKLGGAFAPRPSTGPHKLRESLPLLIFLRNRLKYALNGAEVTKIVMQRLVKVDGKVRTDPTYPAGFMDVITLEKTGEFFRLVYDVKGRFTIHRISAEEAKYKLCKVKKNQLGAKGVPFLVTHDGRTIRYPDPLIHANDTVQVDIASGKITDYIKFDSGNLCMITGGRNLGRVGTVVNRERHPGSFDIVHIKDSQGHVFATRLTNVFIIGKGSKPYISLPKGKGVKLSISEERDKRLAAKTH, encoded by the exons ATG GCGCGTGGCCCTAAGAAGCATTTGAAGCGTTTAGCCGCACCCAAGGCATGGATGTTGGACAAACTGGGGGGAGCCTTCGCCCCACGTCCCTCGACCGGCCCACACAAGCTGCGCGAGTCGCTGCCCCTGCTGATCTTCTTGAGAAATCGTCTCAAGTACGCCCTGAACGGTGCTGAGGTGACCAAGATCGTCATGCAGCGTCTGGTCAAGGTTGACGGAAAGGTTCGCACCGATCCCACCTACCCAGCTGGCTTCATGG ATGTCATCACCCTCGAGAAGACCGGTGAGTTCTTCCGTCTGGTCTACGACGTGAAGGGACGTTTCACCATTCACCGCATCTCCGCCGAGGAGGCCAAG TACAAGCTGTGCAAGGTCAAGAAGAATCAGTTGGGAGCCAAGGGTGTTCCATTCCTGGTCACGCACGACGGTCGCACCATCCGCTACCCCGATCCCCTGATCCATGCCAACGACACCGTGCAGGTTGACATTGCCTCTGGCAAGATCACCGACTACATCAAGTTCGATTCGG GCAACCTGTGCATGATCACCGGAGGCAGGAATTTGGGACGTGTTGGCACCGTTGTCAACCGTGAGCGTCATCCCGGATCCTTCGATATTGTGCACATCAAGGACTCGCAGGGTCATGTGTTTGCCACCCGTTTGACCAACGTTTTCATCATTGGCAAGGGTAGCAAGCCCTACATCTCCCTGCCAAAGGGCAAGGGTGTCAAGCTGAGCATTTCGGAGGAGCGCGACAAGCGTCTGGCCGCCAAGACCCACTAA
- the LOC117893370 gene encoding uncharacterized protein LOC117893370, with protein MKSRIATITVGCLLCQMLHMAMATLGSPSKHERSKRTPIPWLIFPTTSPTRVMFIGGIGLPLEDLNFEAVTTGYVLKVEYWLPITPDDLRTPTALPITQVATPGITGARRQRKPMFENFLVGVDELGKNTRKMLTRTNKVLSSYRWTVYKGLEGLADRLGYQGRICVLKSICEAAEEPFHFANGLLADLFHILLSPSSSVDKLSEHADNEYYYAEKMGQSGAGCDRVFKECRLSLLQHFSELHHNLDKVLF; from the exons ATGAAATCCAGAATAGCAACCATTACGGTGGGCTGCCTCCTCTGCCAGATGCTgcacatggccatggccactcTGGGCAGCCCATCCAAGCACGAGCGCAGCAAGAGAACGCCCATCCCCTGGCTGATCTTTCCCACAACCTCACCCACACGTGTCATG TTCATTGGCGGCATTGGTTTACCCTTGGAGGATCTCAACTTTGAGGCCGTGACCACGGGCTATGTCCTCAAAGTGGAGTACTGGCTGCCCATCACGCCAGACGACTTGAGGACACCCACAGCCCTGCCCATTACACAGGTGGCCACGCCAGGCATCACCGGTGCCCGCAGGCAGCGGAAGCCCATGTTCGAGAACTTTCTGGTCGGCGTGGACGAGCTGGGCAAGAACACCAGGAAGATGCTGACGAGAACGAACAAAGTGCTGAGCAGCTATCGCTGGACCGTCTACAAGGGACTGGAGGGTCTGGCCGATCGCCTCGGCTACCAGGGCAGGATCTGTGTCCTGAAGAGCATTTGCGAGGCTGCCGAGGAACCCTTTCACTTTGCCAATGGCCTCTTGGCGGATCTCTTTCACATTCTGCTGTC TCCCTCCTCTTCGGTGGACAAATTGTCGGAGCATGCGGACAATGAGTACTACTATGCCGAGAAGATGGGCCAGTCCGGTGCCGGCTGCGATCGGGTGTTCAAGGAGTGCCGCCTGAGTCTCCTGCAGCACTTCAGCGAGCTGCACCACAACTTGGATAAGGTCTTGTTTTGA